ACACCGGTCCGCTCGACGGCGTGAAGGACTGCCGCCTCGGTCCAGGCACCGCCAACTTTACGCTTGAACCCGCGATGGACGTTTACCAACTCGCGCGTGCCCTCGGCGTCGGCCGCCATGCCGCCGAACGGGCGCGATTGAATGGCGCGCAACTCTTCATCGGCGGCGAGATGGGCATTGGCAACACCACCGCCGCCTCCGCCCTGGCCTGCGCCCTGCTCGATGCGCCGCCGGAACGCCTCGCCGGCCCGGGCACCGGCCTGGATACCCACGGGGTGGCACGCAAGACTGAAGTCATCCGCCGCGCGCTGGCCCGTCACAGCACGCACCACGGCACGCCACTGGAGGCACTGCGGCGTCTCGGCGGTTTCGAGATTGCCGCCCTGACCGGCGGCTATATCGCCTGCGCCCACATCGGCCTGCCGGTGCTGGTGGACGGCTTCATCAGTTCGGTGGCGGCGCTCGCCGCCGCGCGGCTGTGCCCCGGTGCCGGACACTGGTTCCTGTTCTCGCACGCCTCCGCCGAACCAGGCCACCGCGCGGTGCTCGATGCGCTCGATGCGCGGCCGTTGCTCGATCTCGGAATGCGCCTGGGCGAGGGCAGCGGTGCCGCCGTCGCCGTGCCGCTGCTGCGCATGGCCTGCGCGCTGCACAACGAGATGGCGACCTTCGCCGAGGCGGGCGTTTCCGAGAAGAGCGGATGATGCGCGTCGGTCGCTCCCGGCGTCCTGCCTCCCGCGACACTAGTGTGGTGTTTCATATAAAACGCACACTTAGACGAGATAGACTTGAGGTGGGCCCTAAGGATTCTATCTCGCCCTACGGGAAGCCACTCAAGGCGCGATTGCCGCGTTGCAGACCTTGGAAAGGTAGCCGACATTCCCGGCGGTCTGCGCCTTGCACTCGCGCCTTGAGTGGCTTTCTAAATGCACGTTTTATATGAAGCACCACACTAGCGCATCCCTGCGCGTCGAATTGCTGCGCCATGGCGAGGTCGAGGGCGGCAGCCGTTTCCGGGGTCACACGGACGACCCGCTGACGGCCACCGGTCTGGCACAGATGCATGCCACGACAGCCGACAGCGGTAACTGGAATTATGTGATCAGCTCGCCGCTGGCGCGCTGCGCCGCGTTCGCCAACGCCTTTGCCGATCAACATTCACTGCCACTGACCTTTGACGCACGTCTGATGGAAATACACTTTGGTGATTGGGAAGGCCGTACCGCCACCGAACTGATGACAACCGATGCCGATGCTCTCACCTGCTTCTGGAACGATCCGCTCCACAACACGCCGCCCGGGGGAGAACCGCTGGCACAATTCCAGGCACGCGTGCTCGATGCCTGGAAGGATATCGTTACCGGTCACGCCGGGCAGCGGGTACTGGTCGTCACCCACGGCGGCGTGATTCGCATGCTGCTCTGCCAGGTAACGGGTGTCCCCGTCGCGCGACTGCAAGAGTTCAGGGTCGAACATGGGCAATTGTACGGCGTACGCATCGGCAGTGACGGCTCAGCACGGCTCGACGGCCTGACGTGCATCATGGAGTAACGCACTCATGTTACGCCCATTCCTCATCGCCTTGCAGTTTCTCACCGCCTTACCCATTCGACTCGCGGACCCGCCGGACGCCGAAGCGACCGGGCGCTCGCTGCTCTACTACCCGCTGGTCGGCCTGCTTATCGGCGCACTGCTCGCCGGGCTGGCCTGGCTGCTCAGCGGCACGCCCACACTGGTGGCCGCTGCACTGTTGCTCGCCGTCTGGGTGGCCGTGTCCGGGGCGCTGCACCTCGACGGCCTCGCCGACAGCGCCGATGCCTGGCTCGGCGGCCTAGGTGATCGCGAGCGGACACTGGCGATCATGAAAGATCCCTATTGCGGCCCGGCGGGCGTGGTCACCCTGGTTCTGGTCCTGCTGCTCAAATTCGCCGCATTGGCGTACCTCGTGCCGAACGGAGACTGGGAAATCCTCGTCGTGACACCTGTGCTCGGCCGCACCGCACTGGTGTTGCTGTTCCTCACCACACCTTACGTGCGGCCGCACGGCCTGGGCAGCCTGCTCGCTGACCACCTGCCCCGCCGCGCCTGCATCGTAATCGTAATATTTACCCTCGCGGCGGTGCCGCTCATCATCGGTACAGCGTCGATCATGCTGCTGCTGGTCATGGCAGGTGTATTCCTGCTGCTGCGCCGACTCATGCTACGGCGCCTCGGCGGCACCACCGGGGACACCGCCGGGGCGCTGATCGAGGTCACCGAAGCAACTGTGCTGCTTGCCGCAGTACTGATGAGCTGATGGGGATATACCTCAAGCTACCAGAGAGAAAGTGTTGGTGAAATCCGACAGGCCCCGGCCCGCATGGACGGAAACCTTTTGATTTCAACCTGTCTTATCGTTACTCTCTGCGCACAAAATCTGCGCACAAAATCGGCCTGGCCAGAATCCCATCGATACCTCCATGAATGTGACAAGACGTCTGCCTCTGAATATTGCCCTGCTCAGCATTGCCTTGCTGGTGGGTCAGTATGCGGCGCTTGCGCACGCGAGCAAGCACCCCTTCCATGAGTCGGTGCAGTCGTGCCAGGTATTTTTCGCCCTGGAAAAATCCGAACTCGGCCTGATCTCTGCTGCCGCGCCGGTCCTGAGCCCCGTTCTGTCCTCACGGCTGTGGGTGGATCTCTTCACCCAGGCCCTGCCGCGTTTACACCGCGCCTATTCCATACGCGCCCCCCCTTCTCTCCCGTAAGCCCTGAGCCTGACCGCGTCATCCGTCCTCGACCTGCCCAGCGGCGCAGTGATGGTGTGGTGCCTTGCGGCGACGGCCCTGCTGTGGAAACTGCTGGGCCCGGTATTCAGACCCGGGGCGCAGCACACGGCATAACCACAAACTGCTGACGCGCACTACCACATCAGCAGGTAGCCCGTAGCAGGTAGGGTGGGCACGTCTTCTGTGCCCTCGCGAACAAAAATAAACAGGGCCGTTGATTCCCGCGCCATCCTATTGCTTCGTACCGGACGCATCTTAACGCGAAGCAATGCAGCAGGAGGATGGTGTTAAATTATCGCACTACCGCCTTGAAATCCGCACCACATCTGCCAATGTTTAATGCTATACACCCAATCACTGGCTGTGGCTATGGTTTCTGCAGACTACAATTTTGCATACCGCCCCTTGCTGTTTGGAATCGGGCTGTGTCTCTGCATCTCGGTGCAGGCCGCGCAAACCTATGGCCGGCTGGTTAACCCGCAGGCGGCATCGAGTGAATGGCAATTGCCGGAAAATGTCATCGATACGCGCGAGTTACCGCAATTTTCACTCGCGGCGAATAATCGCCCCGACACGCCATTGCCGGTATATCGACTCACCGACAACACCTATTTTCTGTTCGGTAATATCGCGACACTGGATGAAAAAAATCGCGGCTTCAACGGCAATGCCGGGTTCATTGTGACCGATGCAGGTGTGGTCGTCATCGATACACTCGGCACGCCATTGCTGGGGCAACGGATGATTGCAAGCATCCGCAGCATCACCGATAAACCCATCAAATATCTGATCGTCACCCACAACCATCCCGACCATGCCTATGGAGCCGCAGCTTTCCAGGCCATCGAGGGCATTACCGTGATTGGGCATC
This Gammaproteobacteria bacterium DNA region includes the following protein-coding sequences:
- a CDS encoding adenosylcobinamide-GDP ribazoletransferase; translated protein: MLRPFLIALQFLTALPIRLADPPDAEATGRSLLYYPLVGLLIGALLAGLAWLLSGTPTLVAAALLLAVWVAVSGALHLDGLADSADAWLGGLGDRERTLAIMKDPYCGPAGVVTLVLVLLLKFAALAYLVPNGDWEILVVTPVLGRTALVLLFLTTPYVRPHGLGSLLADHLPRRACIVIVIFTLAAVPLIIGTASIMLLLVMAGVFLLLRRLMLRRLGGTTGDTAGALIEVTEATVLLAAVLMS
- the cobC gene encoding alpha-ribazole phosphatase encodes the protein MKHHTSASLRVELLRHGEVEGGSRFRGHTDDPLTATGLAQMHATTADSGNWNYVISSPLARCAAFANAFADQHSLPLTFDARLMEIHFGDWEGRTATELMTTDADALTCFWNDPLHNTPPGGEPLAQFQARVLDAWKDIVTGHAGQRVLVVTHGGVIRMLLCQVTGVPVARLQEFRVEHGQLYGVRIGSDGSARLDGLTCIME
- the cobT gene encoding nicotinate-nucleotide--dimethylbenzimidazole phosphoribosyltransferase, which translates into the protein SAFPQAVTAEMVKNFARGGAAICVAAHTLGAELEVINLGTAHDTGPLDGVKDCRLGPGTANFTLEPAMDVYQLARALGVGRHAAERARLNGAQLFIGGEMGIGNTTAASALACALLDAPPERLAGPGTGLDTHGVARKTEVIRRALARHSTHHGTPLEALRRLGGFEIAALTGGYIACAHIGLPVLVDGFISSVAALAAARLCPGAGHWFLFSHASAEPGHRAVLDALDARPLLDLGMRLGEGSGAAVAVPLLRMACALHNEMATFAEAGVSEKSG